Proteins encoded within one genomic window of Flavobacterium sp. NG2:
- a CDS encoding SprT-like domain-containing protein: MNETLSKYIPEYAVKPIFDLIVTHGVHLKIVNERATRHGDYRKGMSGKHEITVNGSLNKYRFLITLIHEIAHLVAFEKYGRKIKPHGNEWKYTFQQLMVPYIRPEIFPTQLLPLLARHFRNPSASSDTDTTLSLALKQFDAPTDKNYIFEIPYGSVFRIKNGKIFKKIAVRTKRFECIEMDSGKTYLFNPNAEVEMIQN; encoded by the coding sequence TTGAACGAAACTTTATCTAAATATATTCCTGAATATGCAGTCAAACCAATTTTTGATTTGATTGTAACTCATGGGGTGCATTTAAAAATTGTTAACGAACGTGCCACACGTCACGGTGATTATCGCAAAGGAATGAGTGGAAAACATGAAATCACCGTTAATGGTAGTTTAAATAAATACCGATTTTTGATTACCCTTATTCATGAAATTGCCCATTTAGTAGCTTTTGAAAAATATGGACGAAAAATTAAGCCACATGGTAACGAGTGGAAGTATACTTTTCAGCAATTAATGGTGCCTTACATTCGGCCAGAAATTTTTCCCACTCAATTATTGCCTTTGTTGGCAAGACATTTTAGGAATCCTAGCGCTAGCAGTGATACGGACACTACTTTGTCATTGGCACTAAAACAATTCGATGCACCAACCGATAAGAACTATATTTTTGAAATCCCATACGGTAGTGTTTTTAGAATCAAAAACGGAAAAATATTTAAGAAAATAGCCGTAAGAACCAAACGTTTTGAGTGTATCGAAATGGATTCAGGTAAAACCTATCTCTTCAATCCAAATGCTGAGGTAGAAATGATACAAAATTAA
- the gcvP gene encoding aminomethyl-transferring glycine dehydrogenase yields MKTDAFALRHIGPEESDLQQMLKTIGVESIDQLIYETLPDDIRLKAPLNLDPAMTEYEYLKHITLLGSKNKMFKTYIGLGYNQAIVPAVIQRNVFESPGWYTAYTPYQAEIAQGRLEAILNFQTTVIELSGMEIANASLLDEGTAAAEAMALLLDVRTREQKKANVCKFFVSEEILPQTLSVLQTRSTPIGVELVVGNHEEFDFSEEFFGAILQYPGKFGQVNDYTDFIAKAAENDIKVAVAADILSLAKLKPPGEMGAAVVLGTTQRFGIPLGYGGPHAAYFATKEEYKRSMPGRIIGVTVDTDGNRALRMALQTREQHIKRDKATSNICTAQVLLSVMASMYAVYHGPRGLKYIATKVHASAVTLANTLAKLGYEQTNTAFFDTIVIKADAKKIREIAEANEVNFFYPTENTVSISLNETIGFGDLNKVVSIFAAAKELATITISELSETLHFPESLIRTSSFLQHEVFNKYHSETALMRYIKMLERKDLALNHSMISLGSCTMKLNAAAEMLPLSAPSWNSIHPFAPLNQAQGYQEMLSKLEEYLNEITGFAATTLQPNSGAQGEYAGLMVIQAYHQSRGDHHRNIALIPSSAHGTNPASAAMAGMKVVVTKTLENGNIDVEDLREKAILHKDNLSCVMITYPSTHGVYESAIKEITKIVHDNGGQVYMDGANMNAQVGLTNPATIGADVCHLNLHKTFAIPHGGGGPGVGPICVAPQLAPFLPNNPIIPTGGSNAITAISAAPWGSALVCLISYGYIKMLGAEGLKSSTEHAILNANYIKEKLSGHYDTLYSGEMGRAAHEMILECRPFKQKGIEVTDIAKRLMDYGFHAPTVSFPVAGTLMIEPTESENLDELDRFCDAMISIRKEIEAATIEDKNNVLKNAPHTLAMLTAETWNFPYSREQAAFPLEYIAENKFWPSVRRADDAFGDRNLVCSCAPIEAYMEH; encoded by the coding sequence ATGAAAACAGATGCTTTTGCTTTAAGACACATAGGTCCTGAGGAATCAGACCTACAACAGATGTTGAAAACAATCGGAGTTGAGTCAATTGATCAACTTATTTACGAGACACTTCCAGATGATATTCGTCTAAAAGCACCTTTAAATTTGGATCCAGCCATGACGGAATATGAATATTTAAAACATATTACGTTGTTAGGAAGCAAGAACAAAATGTTCAAAACCTATATCGGTTTAGGATACAACCAAGCGATTGTTCCTGCCGTAATCCAAAGAAATGTTTTTGAAAGCCCAGGATGGTACACAGCATACACACCTTACCAAGCAGAAATTGCTCAAGGTCGTCTAGAAGCTATCTTGAATTTCCAAACTACGGTTATCGAATTATCAGGAATGGAAATTGCTAATGCATCCCTTCTTGATGAAGGAACAGCAGCAGCGGAGGCTATGGCATTGTTATTAGATGTTAGAACTCGCGAACAAAAGAAAGCAAATGTGTGCAAATTCTTTGTGTCTGAAGAGATTTTACCACAAACCTTATCTGTTTTACAAACACGTTCTACTCCAATTGGCGTAGAATTAGTAGTAGGAAATCACGAAGAATTTGATTTCTCGGAAGAATTTTTCGGAGCTATTTTACAATACCCAGGGAAATTTGGACAAGTAAACGACTACACCGATTTCATTGCTAAAGCAGCTGAAAACGATATCAAAGTAGCAGTTGCAGCTGATATTTTGAGTTTGGCTAAATTAAAACCTCCAGGAGAAATGGGAGCTGCAGTAGTTTTGGGAACAACACAACGTTTCGGAATCCCGTTAGGTTATGGTGGTCCTCATGCTGCTTATTTTGCTACCAAAGAAGAATATAAACGTAGTATGCCAGGAAGAATCATCGGTGTAACCGTAGATACTGACGGAAATCGTGCGCTACGTATGGCATTGCAAACACGCGAACAACACATCAAGCGCGATAAAGCGACTTCAAACATCTGTACAGCACAGGTTTTATTGTCGGTTATGGCGAGTATGTATGCTGTTTATCACGGACCTAGAGGATTGAAATATATTGCTACCAAAGTTCACGCATCAGCCGTGACATTGGCAAATACCTTGGCAAAATTAGGTTATGAGCAAACCAATACGGCTTTCTTTGATACGATTGTTATTAAAGCGGATGCTAAAAAAATACGTGAAATTGCCGAAGCAAATGAGGTAAATTTCTTTTATCCAACCGAAAATACCGTTTCTATTTCGTTGAATGAAACCATCGGTTTTGGAGATTTGAACAAAGTGGTTTCTATTTTTGCTGCAGCAAAAGAATTAGCAACCATCACCATCAGTGAATTGTCAGAAACACTTCATTTCCCAGAAAGTTTAATAAGAACTTCAAGCTTCTTACAACACGAAGTATTTAATAAATACCACTCTGAAACCGCTTTGATGCGTTACATCAAAATGTTAGAGCGTAAAGATTTAGCATTAAATCACTCCATGATTTCGTTAGGTTCTTGTACGATGAAATTGAATGCTGCTGCCGAAATGTTGCCATTAAGTGCTCCAAGTTGGAACAGTATTCACCCGTTTGCTCCGTTAAACCAAGCGCAAGGATACCAAGAAATGCTATCTAAACTAGAAGAGTACTTAAATGAAATTACTGGTTTTGCAGCAACTACTTTGCAACCTAACTCAGGTGCGCAAGGGGAATATGCAGGATTGATGGTGATTCAAGCCTACCACCAATCGAGAGGAGATCACCACAGAAATATTGCTTTGATACCATCATCGGCTCACGGTACCAATCCGGCATCAGCAGCTATGGCAGGAATGAAAGTCGTTGTTACCAAAACACTAGAAAACGGAAATATTGACGTAGAAGATTTACGTGAAAAAGCGATTTTACACAAAGACAATTTATCATGTGTAATGATTACGTATCCATCAACACACGGTGTTTATGAAAGTGCTATCAAAGAAATTACTAAAATCGTTCATGATAACGGTGGTCAAGTATATATGGATGGTGCCAACATGAATGCACAAGTAGGATTAACAAATCCTGCAACTATCGGTGCTGACGTTTGCCACTTGAACCTACACAAAACATTTGCTATCCCTCATGGTGGTGGTGGACCAGGTGTAGGACCGATTTGCGTAGCGCCACAATTAGCGCCATTTTTACCAAACAATCCTATTATTCCAACAGGTGGTTCAAATGCTATTACAGCAATTTCTGCAGCGCCATGGGGTTCTGCTTTAGTTTGTTTGATTTCGTATGGATACATCAAAATGTTAGGTGCTGAAGGGTTGAAATCCTCTACAGAACATGCTATTTTGAATGCGAATTACATTAAAGAAAAATTAAGCGGTCATTACGATACTTTATATTCTGGAGAAATGGGGCGTGCGGCTCACGAAATGATTTTAGAATGTCGCCCTTTCAAACAAAAAGGAATTGAAGTAACTGACATCGCTAAACGTTTAATGGATTACGGTTTCCACGCTCCTACGGTTTCTTTCCCAGTTGCTGGAACTTTAATGATTGAACCTACAGAAAGTGAAAACTTAGACGAATTAGATCGTTTTTGTGATGCGATGATTTCCATTCGTAAAGAAATTGAAGCTGCTACAATTGAAGACAAAAATAACGTTCTAAAAAATGCACCGCATACATTAGCGATGCTAACTGCCGAAACTTGGAATTTCCCGTATTCTAGAGAGCAAGCTGCTTTCCCATTAGAGTACATTGCCGAAAACAAATTCTGGCCGAGTGTTCGTAGAGCTGATGATGCTTTTGGAGATAGAAATTTAGTATGTTCTTGCGCGCCAATCGAGGCTTATATGGAACACTAA
- a CDS encoding polysaccharide deacetylase family protein, with the protein MKLLKCCSLVFLVVLFSCSKDDTTEEMVDQEKVVVDGTKIDEAKFGDSGVVLTFDDDYVENWKMADTILKEFHWKATFCVCKISQMNPENVKTLQWFQKCGHEIAGHGANHVNTLDYIAANGFEKFYEDEIVSMMDKMKENGLNVSSFAYPYGARNPLVDQKLFNTFKVLRGTTYGALNPVNQACYFENSKKVVFGLGIDSHYPHFSLPYIINLIDYAEKNHKILILYSHRTVDVVTDNYQTKMEDLVSICKYVQKKHMKFYTLSDLSKIKA; encoded by the coding sequence ATGAAACTTTTAAAATGCTGTAGCCTTGTTTTTTTGGTAGTTTTGTTTTCCTGTAGTAAGGATGATACTACAGAGGAGATGGTTGATCAAGAAAAGGTTGTTGTAGACGGAACTAAGATAGATGAGGCTAAGTTTGGAGATTCAGGTGTGGTTTTGACCTTTGATGATGATTATGTCGAAAATTGGAAAATGGCAGATACGATACTCAAGGAATTTCATTGGAAGGCTACTTTTTGTGTTTGTAAAATTAGTCAGATGAATCCAGAAAATGTAAAAACGCTTCAATGGTTTCAAAAATGTGGTCACGAAATTGCAGGACACGGTGCTAATCATGTGAATACCTTGGATTATATAGCCGCTAATGGTTTTGAAAAATTTTATGAAGATGAGATAGTTTCAATGATGGATAAGATGAAAGAAAACGGTTTGAATGTTAGTTCTTTTGCTTATCCTTATGGAGCGAGGAATCCTCTTGTGGATCAGAAGTTGTTCAATACATTCAAAGTGTTACGTGGTACAACCTATGGTGCTTTGAATCCAGTGAATCAAGCTTGTTATTTCGAAAATTCAAAAAAAGTAGTTTTCGGTTTAGGAATTGACAGCCATTATCCTCATTTTAGTTTACCTTACATCATTAATCTTATAGATTATGCTGAAAAGAATCATAAAATATTAATACTCTATTCTCATAGAACTGTTGATGTGGTAACGGATAATTATCAAACAAAAATGGAGGACCTAGTATCCATTTGTAAATATGTGCAAAAAAAGCACATGAAATTTTATACGTTGTCTGATTTGTCTAAAATCAAAGCTTAA
- a CDS encoding ABC transporter permease → MMLIRYISQIGRYFLMIKEIFHKQTKWSVMRNLIFKEIDDLIINSLGIVAFISFFVGGVVAIQTALNLTNPLIPKHLIGFATRQSIILEFAPTFISVIMAGKMGSFITSSIGTMRVTEQIDALEVMGVNSLNYLVFPKIIALLLYPFVIGISMFLGILGGWTAGVYGGFTTAADFITGAQMEFIPFHVTYAFIKTFIFAILLATIPSFHGYYMKGGALEVGKASTVSFVWTSVCIILFNYILTQLLLGS, encoded by the coding sequence ATGATGCTCATTCGATATATATCCCAAATAGGACGCTACTTCTTGATGATAAAGGAGATCTTTCACAAACAAACCAAATGGTCTGTGATGCGAAACCTCATTTTCAAAGAAATTGACGACTTAATTATTAATTCTCTCGGTATCGTTGCGTTTATTTCTTTCTTCGTTGGAGGTGTTGTTGCAATTCAGACAGCATTAAACTTAACCAATCCTTTAATCCCAAAACACCTTATTGGTTTTGCTACTAGACAATCGATAATTCTGGAATTTGCACCCACTTTTATTTCCGTGATTATGGCTGGAAAAATGGGTTCTTTTATCACATCGAGTATAGGAACTATGCGCGTTACGGAACAAATAGACGCACTTGAAGTAATGGGAGTTAATTCCCTAAACTATTTAGTATTTCCTAAAATTATTGCTTTGCTTTTATACCCTTTTGTAATTGGGATTAGTATGTTTTTAGGAATTCTTGGAGGATGGACTGCTGGTGTTTATGGCGGATTTACTACTGCGGCAGATTTTATAACGGGAGCACAAATGGAATTCATCCCATTTCATGTGACTTATGCCTTTATAAAAACCTTTATTTTTGCTATTTTACTTGCTACTATTCCTTCTTTTCATGGTTACTACATGAAAGGTGGTGCACTCGAAGTAGGTAAAGCCAGTACCGTTTCCTTTGTATGGACTTCGGTTTGTATTATCTTATTCAATTATATTCTAACCCAATTATTACTTGGTTCATGA
- a CDS encoding ATP-binding protein — MIHRFLTENIATRLNKGKAIVLIGPRQVGKTTMVHELLKGIPFLFLDGDDAVVVETLSNANTETLKNIIGDYKYVFIDEVQRIPNIGLKLKIIVDQIKDVQVIVSGSSAFDINHVTQEPLTGRKFEYHLYPISWNEFEKNVGYIKAQQQLEIRLLYGMYPDVINNLGNEYEILKNVVSSYLYKDILSLAGIRKSEVLEKILQALAFQIGSEVSYNEIAQLVGVDKNTVSNYIDLLEKSFVIFRLNSFTRNHRNEIKANKKIYFYDTGVRNMLIGNFNFLEFRQDKGALWENFLISERMKLLSYENRNAKPYFWRTTQQQEVDYVEVVADEVNAFEIKWKAKKAKLPKAFSDNYSGNFTVVTADNFREFLK, encoded by the coding sequence ATGATACATAGGTTTTTAACTGAAAATATTGCAACACGACTCAATAAAGGGAAAGCAATTGTACTTATAGGACCTCGTCAGGTAGGGAAAACTACAATGGTTCATGAGTTGTTAAAAGGGATTCCTTTTTTGTTTCTTGATGGAGATGATGCTGTTGTGGTTGAAACTTTGTCGAATGCGAATACCGAAACGTTAAAAAATATAATAGGTGACTATAAATATGTTTTTATTGATGAGGTACAACGCATACCCAATATTGGTTTGAAATTAAAAATCATTGTTGATCAAATCAAAGATGTTCAGGTGATTGTAAGTGGTTCCTCGGCTTTTGATATCAATCATGTGACACAAGAACCGCTTACAGGACGAAAGTTTGAATACCATTTGTATCCTATTTCGTGGAATGAATTTGAAAAAAATGTTGGTTATATAAAAGCGCAACAACAATTGGAAATTCGATTGTTGTATGGGATGTATCCTGATGTGATTAATAATCTAGGAAATGAATATGAAATTCTTAAAAACGTAGTGTCGAGTTATTTGTATAAAGATATTTTGAGCTTGGCTGGGATTCGGAAATCCGAAGTTTTGGAGAAAATTTTACAGGCTTTAGCGTTTCAAATAGGAAGTGAGGTGAGTTATAATGAAATCGCCCAACTAGTAGGAGTGGATAAAAATACGGTTAGTAATTATATTGATTTACTCGAAAAAAGCTTTGTGATTTTTAGACTAAATAGTTTTACCAGAAACCACAGAAACGAGATTAAGGCCAATAAAAAAATCTATTTTTACGATACTGGGGTTCGTAATATGTTGATTGGAAATTTTAATTTTTTAGAGTTCCGACAAGACAAAGGGGCACTTTGGGAGAATTTTTTGATTTCTGAAAGAATGAAATTATTAAGTTATGAAAATCGGAATGCCAAACCTTATTTTTGGCGAACTACCCAGCAACAAGAAGTGGATTATGTAGAGGTAGTTGCCGACGAAGTAAATGCTTTTGAAATCAAATGGAAAGCTAAGAAAGCAAAACTGCCCAAAGCGTTTTCAGATAATTATTCAGGGAATTTTACTGTTGTTACAGCAGATAATTTTAGGGAGTTTTTGAAATAA
- a CDS encoding glycosyltransferase family A protein, whose product MNYYIVIPAHNEEALISLTLDSLLSQTVLPKKVVIVNDNSTDKTEEIVLAYAKEHPFISLVNKSSSAIHLPGSKVIQAFHEGQKQLDEQYDILVKIDADLIFPSNYFETIITHFKSDDRIGMVGGFCYIEKNGEWVLENLTDKDHIRGALKAYRKETFKQIGGLKPAMGWDTVDELLCKFYNWKIVTDQSLHVKHLKPTGANYNKTARYKQGEAFYTLGYGLLITSIASLKLAMRKGKPLLFIDYIKGFLKAKSAKTPLLVTKEQAQFIRNYRLKKMKEKLFDLF is encoded by the coding sequence ATGAATTACTACATTGTTATCCCTGCTCATAACGAAGAAGCGCTTATTTCATTGACCTTGGACTCATTACTATCGCAAACGGTCTTACCTAAAAAAGTAGTGATTGTCAATGACAACTCCACAGACAAAACCGAAGAAATTGTTTTGGCCTACGCCAAAGAGCATCCGTTTATTAGCTTGGTAAACAAATCCTCATCTGCTATACATTTACCAGGAAGTAAAGTCATTCAGGCATTTCACGAAGGTCAAAAACAGCTTGATGAACAATACGATATATTGGTAAAAATTGATGCCGACTTGATTTTTCCATCCAATTATTTTGAAACTATTATTACCCATTTCAAATCAGACGACCGCATCGGAATGGTCGGCGGATTTTGCTATATCGAAAAAAATGGCGAATGGGTTCTAGAAAACTTAACCGACAAAGACCATATTCGTGGCGCTTTGAAAGCCTATAGAAAAGAGACTTTTAAACAAATTGGGGGGTTAAAACCAGCTATGGGCTGGGACACTGTAGATGAACTATTATGCAAATTTTACAACTGGAAAATAGTTACTGACCAATCATTACATGTAAAACACTTAAAACCCACAGGAGCCAACTACAACAAAACAGCACGTTACAAACAAGGCGAAGCTTTTTACACTCTAGGTTACGGATTATTAATCACATCTATTGCCTCTCTTAAATTGGCCATGCGTAAAGGAAAGCCATTGCTCTTTATCGACTACATCAAAGGTTTTCTAAAAGCCAAATCAGCCAAAACACCTTTATTGGTCACTAAAGAACAAGCCCAATTCATTCGCAATTATCGATTAAAAAAAATGAAAGAAAAACTGTTTGACCTTTTTTAG
- a CDS encoding ketoacyl-ACP synthase III, with protein sequence MKIKITGSGSYIPENNIHNTDFSEHTFLNEDGSPFKYPNNVIIHKFKGITGIEKRRYAEDEYTSSDLAFFAAQKAIATANIDAETIDYIIFAHNFGDVKHGTVQSDMLPSLATRVKNKLQIKNPKCVAYDLLFGCPGWIEGVLQANAFIKSGMAKRCLVIGSETLSRVVDDHDRDSMIYSDGAGATIIEASDNETGLLSYESATYAIDEANYLFFGKSYNTDLDPDTRYIKMHGRKIYEFALTNVPLAMKSCLDKSGVAIDDVKKILIHQANEKMDEAIVDRFYKLYDKTTPENIMPMCIHELGNSSVATVPTLFDLLVNGQIQDHEINKGDVVIFASVGAGMNINAFVYRY encoded by the coding sequence ATGAAAATAAAAATAACCGGTTCAGGTAGTTACATCCCTGAAAACAACATACACAATACCGACTTCTCCGAACATACTTTTCTAAACGAAGATGGTAGCCCTTTCAAATATCCTAACAATGTAATTATACACAAGTTTAAAGGAATTACAGGAATCGAAAAAAGACGTTATGCCGAGGATGAATATACTTCGTCTGATTTGGCTTTTTTCGCTGCACAAAAGGCTATTGCAACCGCCAATATTGATGCTGAAACGATTGATTACATCATTTTTGCACACAACTTTGGCGATGTAAAACACGGTACTGTTCAATCTGATATGCTACCTAGCTTAGCGACTCGTGTCAAAAACAAACTCCAAATCAAAAACCCAAAATGCGTGGCTTATGATTTGCTTTTTGGTTGTCCGGGCTGGATTGAAGGTGTATTACAAGCCAATGCTTTTATCAAATCCGGAATGGCAAAACGTTGCCTTGTAATAGGCTCTGAAACGTTATCACGTGTTGTGGATGACCACGATAGAGATTCGATGATTTATTCAGATGGTGCGGGAGCAACAATCATAGAAGCCTCAGATAATGAAACTGGTTTACTTTCATACGAAAGCGCTACCTACGCAATAGACGAAGCTAATTATTTGTTTTTCGGAAAATCATATAATACAGATTTAGATCCAGACACAAGATACATCAAAATGCACGGTCGTAAAATTTACGAATTTGCACTTACAAATGTCCCTCTAGCCATGAAAAGCTGCCTTGATAAAAGCGGCGTTGCCATTGATGATGTCAAAAAAATATTGATTCACCAAGCTAACGAAAAAATGGACGAAGCTATCGTAGATCGTTTTTATAAACTCTACGACAAAACTACTCCTGAAAACATTATGCCTATGTGCATCCATGAATTAGGAAACAGCAGTGTGGCAACGGTTCCAACACTTTTTGATTTATTAGTAAATGGACAAATTCAAGACCACGAAATCAACAAAGGTGATGTCGTAATTTTTGCTTCTGTAGGAGCAGGAATGAACATCAATGCTTTTGTATATCGATATTAG
- a CDS encoding SDR family oxidoreductase, with amino-acid sequence MKNIIVTGSSRGIGYELALQFANAGHQVLALSRKTPRILIEHKNITCLSVDLSTEDDLVKITNFVGNSWKKVDAIVHNAGGLILKPFAETTQKDFEKIYKINVFAVANLTRVCLPYFKKGTHVVTISSIGGIQGSLKFAGLAAYSSSKGAVITLSELLAEEYKEQGYSFNVLALGAVQTEMLQEAFPGYQAPISAEEMANYIYDFTLTGNKYFNGKVIQVSSSNP; translated from the coding sequence ATGAAAAATATAATAGTTACTGGAAGCAGTAGAGGAATTGGATATGAATTGGCTTTGCAATTCGCAAATGCGGGACATCAAGTTTTGGCACTTTCAAGAAAAACGCCACGTATCTTAATCGAGCATAAAAATATTACTTGTTTATCTGTCGATTTATCAACTGAAGATGATTTGGTTAAGATAACCAATTTTGTTGGCAACAGTTGGAAAAAAGTTGATGCCATAGTACATAATGCTGGTGGTTTAATCTTGAAGCCATTTGCAGAAACGACTCAAAAGGATTTTGAAAAAATCTATAAAATCAATGTTTTTGCTGTTGCTAATCTAACACGTGTATGTTTGCCTTATTTTAAAAAAGGAACTCATGTTGTAACTATTAGTTCGATAGGAGGAATTCAAGGAAGTCTAAAATTTGCTGGACTAGCAGCTTATAGCTCAAGTAAAGGGGCAGTGATAACTTTATCGGAGTTATTGGCTGAAGAATACAAAGAACAAGGTTATTCATTTAATGTATTAGCGCTTGGAGCTGTTCAAACTGAAATGTTACAAGAAGCTTTTCCGGGCTATCAAGCTCCAATATCGGCCGAAGAAATGGCCAATTATATTTATGATTTTACGCTTACAGGAAATAAATATTTTAATGGAAAAGTAATTCAAGTATCGTCGTCAAATCCATAA
- a CDS encoding methyltransferase, with protein sequence MYEKTFPNKRFKLTLEFLQKHIPTSETIFDLGVPNPFSKIMIENGYTVLNTKGEDLDNDQTALQTENYSVFTAFEIFEHLLNPYTVLQSVKADKLLISIPMRLWFSSAYRSKTDKWDRHYHEFEDWQLDWLLEKTGFKIIDSIQFTHPVKKIGLRPLLRFFTNRYYLVYAEKIK encoded by the coding sequence ATGTACGAAAAAACGTTTCCGAATAAACGATTCAAACTCACACTTGAATTTTTACAAAAACACATTCCAACCTCTGAAACTATATTTGATTTAGGCGTTCCCAATCCTTTTTCCAAAATAATGATTGAAAACGGCTATACAGTCCTCAATACGAAAGGAGAAGACCTTGACAATGATCAAACCGCATTGCAAACTGAAAACTATTCCGTATTTACTGCCTTCGAAATTTTCGAACACCTACTAAACCCTTATACTGTTTTACAAAGTGTAAAAGCCGATAAGTTGTTAATCTCGATACCTATGAGACTGTGGTTTTCGTCAGCTTATAGAAGTAAAACCGACAAATGGGACAGGCATTACCACGAATTTGAAGACTGGCAACTCGACTGGTTATTAGAAAAAACAGGATTCAAAATTATAGATAGTATTCAATTCACTCATCCCGTGAAAAAAATTGGCTTAAGACCTTTATTGCGATTTTTCACTAACCGTTATTATTTGGTTTATGCCGAAAAAATAAAATAA
- a CDS encoding ABC transporter ATP-binding protein, producing the protein MIEIKNIEKSFGENKILKGISTVFETGKTNLIIGQSGSGKTVLLKSLLGIHTPESGQIIFDGRIYSELEPDEKRDLRTEIGMVFQGSALFDSMTVAENVGFPLKMFTRNNRAQIKERVDFVLERVNLTDAHKKLPSEISGGMQKRVAIARAIVNNPKYLFCDEPNSGLDPNTSILIDNLIKEITEEYNITTVVNTHDMNSVMEIGDNILFLKNGLKEWQGNKDEIFYTENEAVTAFVYSSNLFKKVREAHLKG; encoded by the coding sequence ATGATAGAAATAAAAAACATAGAAAAGTCATTTGGCGAAAATAAAATCCTAAAGGGGATTTCGACTGTTTTCGAAACTGGAAAGACGAATCTTATCATAGGACAAAGTGGCTCTGGAAAAACAGTTTTACTTAAAAGTCTTTTAGGTATTCACACCCCAGAATCAGGACAAATTATTTTTGATGGAAGAATCTATTCTGAACTAGAACCAGACGAAAAAAGGGACCTACGTACTGAAATCGGAATGGTTTTTCAAGGAAGTGCTTTATTTGATTCCATGACCGTTGCCGAAAATGTAGGCTTCCCGTTAAAGATGTTTACCCGAAATAACAGAGCTCAAATAAAAGAGCGCGTTGATTTTGTATTGGAAAGGGTAAACTTAACAGATGCTCATAAAAAACTACCCTCGGAAATTTCAGGGGGAATGCAAAAAAGGGTAGCTATTGCTAGAGCCATTGTTAATAATCCAAAATATCTTTTTTGTGATGAGCCCAACTCTGGTTTAGACCCAAACACCTCCATTTTAATTGACAACCTCATCAAAGAAATTACAGAAGAATACAATATTACCACTGTAGTTAATACGCATGATATGAACTCTGTAATGGAAATAGGAGATAATATTCTTTTTCTTAAAAACGGACTGAAAGAATGGCAAGGCAATAAAGATGAAATTTTCTACACCGAAAATGAAGCCGTAACTGCTTTTGTATATTCATCCAATTTATTCAAAAAAGTAAGAGAAGCACATTTGAAAGGATAA